The proteins below come from a single Demetria terragena DSM 11295 genomic window:
- a CDS encoding DUF3180 domain-containing protein yields the protein MTEDSGLKARTVVFSGGIALALSYFLLRVLSDRGVALPRNSWFTVAIIVLVAVGLLSCAWSIRSYVEGKNPEPPTPQFGRGVLVAARACALTGGVVAGFYAGEALIRMPNAAIPSQASAMWLALVLTAVSLGLASAGLVAQSWCRIPPQDDDEQRA from the coding sequence ATGACTGAGGACAGCGGACTCAAAGCCCGCACAGTGGTTTTCAGTGGCGGTATCGCGTTGGCGCTGTCCTACTTCCTGCTGCGGGTGCTGTCCGACCGCGGTGTGGCATTGCCGCGCAACTCGTGGTTCACCGTGGCGATCATCGTGTTGGTTGCGGTCGGCTTGCTGAGTTGTGCGTGGTCCATTCGGTCCTACGTCGAAGGCAAGAATCCGGAGCCACCCACCCCGCAGTTTGGTCGAGGCGTGCTGGTGGCAGCCCGCGCCTGCGCCCTCACCGGGGGTGTGGTCGCTGGTTTTTATGCGGGCGAAGCGCTGATCCGGATGCCAAACGCTGCCATTCCCAGCCAGGCCTCGGCGATGTGGCTAGCGTTGGTGCTCACCGCGGTCAGCCTCGGTCTGGCCTCGGCGGGCTTGGTCGCCCAGTCCTGGTGCCGCATCCCTCCGCAGGATGATGACGAGCAGCGTGCTTAG
- the folK gene encoding 2-amino-4-hydroxy-6-hydroxymethyldihydropteridine diphosphokinase, with protein sequence MTDRIHLEGLRVVSCHGVLEHEKVDPQPFIADITLEVDLTAAGLSDDLSRTVSYADIAQAAEAILAGPPVDLIETLVDRIATAALAYLAVEAVEVTLHKPHAPAGVTFQDPESGGPSVTIRRERDAAFVVALGANLGRRERTLVSALEAIRSDPAMRVLAVSDLYMTDPVGGPDQPDYLNAVVVGRTRLAPWTMLEKLHLIENWYGRTRDVRWGARTLDLDLIQYGTPGDPSEFASETSELTVPHPRAHERAFVLTPWLDADPQAHVRVGDRITPVADVLQELGTDGVRPGPEWLR encoded by the coding sequence ATGACTGATCGCATCCACCTTGAAGGCCTCCGCGTGGTGTCCTGCCACGGGGTGCTGGAGCACGAAAAGGTCGACCCGCAGCCTTTCATCGCCGACATCACCCTAGAAGTTGACCTCACCGCTGCGGGCCTCTCTGACGACCTCAGCCGGACCGTCTCCTATGCCGATATCGCTCAGGCAGCCGAGGCCATTCTCGCCGGACCGCCAGTCGATTTAATCGAGACGCTGGTCGACCGCATCGCCACCGCCGCGTTGGCATACCTGGCTGTCGAAGCGGTAGAGGTCACCCTGCACAAGCCGCACGCACCGGCCGGTGTCACCTTTCAGGACCCGGAATCGGGCGGCCCATCGGTGACGATTCGTCGTGAGCGTGATGCGGCGTTCGTGGTGGCGCTTGGGGCCAATCTGGGGCGGCGTGAGCGAACCCTGGTGAGTGCGCTTGAGGCGATCCGGTCCGATCCGGCGATGCGGGTGCTCGCAGTGTCGGACCTGTATATGACCGACCCGGTGGGCGGACCCGACCAGCCTGACTACCTCAATGCCGTGGTGGTCGGGCGCACGCGATTGGCGCCGTGGACCATGCTGGAAAAACTGCACCTCATCGAGAACTGGTACGGCCGAACCCGCGACGTGCGCTGGGGCGCTCGAACACTCGACCTCGACCTGATCCAGTACGGCACGCCCGGTGATCCGAGCGAATTCGCTTCTGAAACAAGCGAACTCACCGTTCCACACCCGCGGGCACACGAGCGCGCATTCGTGCTGACGCCGTGGCTCGATGCCGACCCGCAGGCACACGTTCGAGTCGGTGATCGCATCACGCCCGTCGCGGACGTTCTGCAAGAGTTGGGCACAGATGGCGTACGCCCGGGGCCGGAGTGGTTACGATGA
- the folP gene encoding dihydropteroate synthase encodes MSLPQRPVDRPLVMGVVNVTPDSFSDGGRHLDGSAAVRHGVALIEQGADLLDIGGESTRPGARRVDEDEELRRVLPVVTELAAAGATVSVDTMRSSVAARAVDHGAALVNDVSGGLADSAMAPVVASLGVPFLVMHWRGHSHDMQTRAVYSDVVSEVYSELAERVEVLVGQGISRDRLVVDPGLGFAKSHEHNWTLLADLAAFDGLALPVLVGTSRKGFLGQIGAGDGEPVPAPERDLATAATSVLLAQAGVWGIRVHDVPSTRAAIEVVAAVQAARP; translated from the coding sequence ATGAGCCTTCCCCAGCGCCCCGTCGACCGTCCGCTCGTGATGGGGGTCGTCAATGTGACCCCAGATTCATTCTCGGACGGTGGTCGCCATCTCGATGGGAGCGCGGCCGTACGCCACGGGGTGGCACTGATCGAGCAAGGCGCCGACCTCCTCGACATCGGTGGGGAGTCGACGCGTCCTGGTGCGCGTCGAGTCGATGAAGACGAAGAGTTGCGCCGGGTGCTTCCGGTCGTGACCGAACTGGCCGCGGCCGGGGCGACGGTGAGCGTGGACACCATGCGTTCCTCGGTCGCCGCGCGCGCTGTTGACCATGGTGCTGCGCTGGTGAACGACGTAAGTGGCGGGCTTGCAGATTCGGCCATGGCGCCGGTGGTGGCCAGTCTTGGGGTGCCGTTCCTGGTGATGCACTGGCGCGGGCACAGTCACGATATGCAGACCCGTGCGGTCTATTCGGACGTGGTGAGCGAGGTTTACTCCGAGCTGGCCGAGCGCGTCGAAGTTCTTGTTGGGCAGGGCATTTCGCGCGATCGCCTCGTGGTCGACCCTGGTTTGGGGTTTGCCAAGAGCCACGAACACAACTGGACGCTACTGGCGGACCTCGCGGCATTCGACGGTCTGGCGCTGCCCGTATTGGTGGGCACCTCACGCAAGGGCTTTCTCGGGCAGATCGGCGCAGGCGATGGCGAGCCGGTGCCCGCGCCAGAGCGCGACCTCGCGACGGCGGCCACGAGCGTGCTGCTGGCGCAGGCCGGGGTCTGGGGAATCCGCGTTCACGATGTGCCCTCGACGCGCGCCGCGATTGAAGTGGTGGCGGCGGTGCAGGCAGCGCGGCCATGA
- the folE gene encoding GTP cyclohydrolase I FolE yields MSQEHIDLPRASAAVRELLIAVGEDPDREGLKDTPDRVARAYVEAFAGLRQRPEDVLQRTFDVDHDELVLVKDIEVYSTCEHHLVPFHGKAHVAYIPNQEGRVTGLSKLARLVDVFAKRPQVQERLTGQIADAMMQHLSASGALVVLECEHLCMSMRGVRKPGARTITSAVRGSLRDPTTRAEAMSLVTSA; encoded by the coding sequence GCGGCTGTCAGGGAGTTGCTCATCGCGGTGGGGGAGGACCCCGACCGCGAGGGTTTGAAGGACACGCCGGACCGGGTGGCGCGCGCCTATGTGGAGGCCTTCGCGGGCCTGCGGCAGCGGCCCGAGGATGTCCTGCAGCGCACCTTTGATGTGGATCACGACGAGTTGGTTTTGGTCAAAGACATCGAGGTCTACTCGACCTGTGAGCATCACTTGGTGCCGTTTCACGGCAAGGCGCATGTGGCCTACATCCCCAACCAGGAGGGCCGGGTGACCGGTCTGTCCAAACTGGCGCGGCTGGTCGATGTGTTTGCCAAGCGTCCCCAAGTTCAGGAGCGCCTCACCGGCCAGATCGCCGACGCGATGATGCAACATCTCAGCGCGAGCGGTGCGCTGGTGGTGTTGGAATGCGAGCACCTGTGCATGTCGATGCGCGGGGTACGCAAGCCCGGGGCCCGGACCATCACGTCCGCCGTACGCGGATCGTTGCGTGACCCGACGACGCGTGCCGAGGCCATGAGCCTCGTGACCTCGGCGTAG